DNA sequence from the Oryza brachyantha chromosome 5, ObraRS2, whole genome shotgun sequence genome:
ATCCAATTGGATACATTACAACGATTCGACCACAAGCAGAAAAATATGGAATTTGTCGCATTGTTCCACCATCTTCTTGGAGACCGCCTTGTTCTCTGAAGGAGAAAACCTTCTGGGAATGTACAGAGTTCAATACCCGAGTTCAGCAAGTTGACAAGCTTCAAAACAGGGAACCCACAAAGAAAAAACCACAGCCTCGAGCtcagaagaaaaggaagaggagaaagagaCTGAGATTTGGGATGACTCACAGGCGTCCCAGTACAAATACATCAGAAAGCTCTGACTGCGGAGACACGGAAGAGAAGTTTGGCTTTCAATCTGGCTCTGATTTCACACTAGAGGAGTTCAGGACATATGCGGATGAGTTTAAGCAGCAGTATTTTGGAATGAAAGGAAGTGATGAAATCCCTCTTTCTGaaattaaaaagaagaaaaagatttgGCAACCATCAGTCGACGAAATAGAGGGCGAATATTGGCGTATAGTCGTATGCCCCACTGATGAAGTTGAGGTATTTTATTTGCTATCTGTAGATCATCTTCCTATTCAgctattaattaatgtatgcTGATAAACAAAACTCTCTTTAACTAGGTGGATTATGGTGCTGATTTGGACACTTCAATGTTCAGTAGTGGATTCTCTAAATTGTCTTCAGATTCAAATAAACAAGATTCATATGGTCTGTCCTGTTGGAATTTAAATAATCTTCCACGAACTCCTGGCTCTGTTCTTTCGTTTGAAACTGAGGATATATCAGGAGTTGTAGTCCCTTGGCTTTATGTAGGGATGTGCTTCTCATCATTTTGTTGGgtaagtttttgtttttcagcgaccattttttcaatcttatcATTGTGTTGGTAATAGCATACTAGCCCTAATTTCTGTAGGTAAAAGTAATCTAGTAGAATTAGTTTCATTACTTGTTGAAGAATTTCAACTATATTACTGCTTTAAAGGGTTAGAATATGCTGGCAGCCTATTGCTATTCATCTTCTTATTGGATTATCATTGAGATGATTGTTTAAATAGTAGGTAgatttatgattaattgattattatatCTGTTATTCTTGGCCCATAATATATCTCTCTTAAACATTGTAGCACGTGGAAGATCATTTCCTATATTCTATGAATTACATGCATTTTGGTGAACCAAAAGTATGGTATGGTGTTCCTGGTGCTGATGCAGTGAAGCTGGAAGAAGCTATGAGAAAGAACTTACCAAGACTATTTGAAGAACAGCCTGATCTCCTACATGAGCTGGTAACCATTTGCCATTGTGTGTTTGTTATGTAATGAGTAATACCCTGGGATTCTAATAACATGATAAACTTGTTGGATGTATTGTGCAACTAAGCTTTCATGCAAACTGGAAACCACTTAGCATCCATGCTTTCAAATTCATCGGAGACCATCATTGCCTGTTCCATGTTAACACTTTATTTAGTATCATTTCGTGCTAGCCGTCATAAATTCCAGCTGACAACACAACGGTTCATCAGAGAATAATTTCTATTCCTGCAGACTGCAGTGTACAAATAAGTTTCTGCATCTTCATTCATTTTCATTCTGAATTTTCGTGGTGCAGGTTACACAATTATCTCCGTCTGTTCTAAAATCAGAAGGAGTTCCTGTTTATCGTGTTGTTCAGAATCCAGGCGAGTTTGTTCTAACACTACCGCGGGCTTACCATTCTGGATTCAATTGTGGCTTCAACTGTGCAGAGGCAGTCAATGTCGCACCTGTGGATTGGCTGCCTCATGGACAATGTGCCGTTGAGCTTTATAGGGAGCAGCGGCGCAAGACATCCATATCGCATGACAAATTATTACTAACAACTGCAAATGAAGCTGTCAGACAGCTTTGGATGAACCTTTGTGATTGCAAGAGTAGCCAAGGAGTATACAGATGGCAGGATACCTGCGGAAAGAATGGAATTCTGACTAATGCAATTAAGGTACTCCTTACTATTTAGTCCCTTGTTATTTTTCACTGATTATTAATCAGCTGTGACTAAAGGATTAACTATTAGACATGTTTTTCATCAAATGGCTATTGttcatattttagttgtactATTTTGCAGACAAGGGTTAAAATGGAGGAGGCCGCTCGGAGAGTGAATGCGTTGCTGCAATATAAGAAAATGGGCAGCGATTATGATTCAACTGACCGGGAATGCTTTTCGTGCTTTTATGATCTCCATTTTTCAGCTGTCAGTTGCCAATGCTCACCAAACCGTTTTGCTTGCTTAAACCATGCAAGCCTTCTGTGTTCATGTGAAATGGACACAAAATTTGCATTAATCCGGTACAACATAGAGGAGTTGGATACTCTTGTTGCAGCTCTAGAGGGTGATCCAACTGCTGTTTACCAGTGGGGACAGAATGATCTAGGTTTAGTCTGCCCATCTGGTTCTGGGCAATACAAGAAGATAGACTTGGGTGAAAGCACGAGGTTTCTGGAATCAGCAACTGACGTCAATCATGGCTGCAGCTTAGGTGTCAACCAAGAACGCTATCATGATGACCCTGCAAAGCCTGTAAGATACCAGCAAGAGAATGGGACGCAGATTGATTCAGAAGTACATAACAATAACAAGATGTCTGTCAGTTTTGAGTCTCCTGCCACAGCTAGTAATCCAACAAGGTCAAATTCTGACTGCAGCTGCCCACACTCCTTGAACCATTCATTTGAGTTACCGTCTTCAAGAGTTCAAACAGGAAGCCAACCTTATGATGTCTCTAAGACCACCATATCGAAGTATTCAGTTGAGCTGCTAGACCATGGGAAAATGATGGTTGGTAAAAAGTGGTGCAATCGGCAAGGCATATTCCCCAAAGGTATGTACACCAAACAGTGCAATTGTTGTTTTTTGTCTTCAAGGTAGTGGGTAATATTGACATCCTTTAGAAATCTCACTAATAGAAATACATCTGTGCAGGATTTAGGAGTCGAGTTACATTTCACAGTGTACTAGACCCAACAGGGACATGCTACTATATTTCAGAAGTTCTTGATGCTGGACTTCTTGGACCGTTGTTTAGGGTACTCTTCTATTATAAATCTTGTTTTCAGACTTAGTCGATTTTTCTTCATTGTTAgtcttctttccttcattGTGCTCACAATCTCTCTTACTAAATTAATAACAGGTATCTGTGGAAGGTCTCCCAGAAGTTTCGTTTACTCATACATCACCAATGCAATGTTGGGATAGTGTAAGAGACAGAGTAAAtgaagaaatagaaaaacaacAAAGTGTTGGAAAATCTGGCCTTCCTGACCTGCTATCCATGAATTCTGTGAATGGCCTTGAAATGTTTGGGTTCTTGTCTTCCCCTATAATTAAGGTAGATTTTTCATGATATGTacagtatatatttttgttgaactTGGTCACttcattaatattaatttgttgaaTATAACACAAAATTCCCTTATCATTCAACAGGAAATTGAGGCTCTAGATCCTGGTCACCAATGCTTGGACTATTGGTCGTCAAGGATTTCTTCTGTTGGAACCGAACTCCCCTCGGAATCTGTGATGGCAACAGCAGTTAATGACTCCACTAACCCCACTATAAAGCTGCTTGGGATTGAGATTACCCGGAAGGAAATAGAACAATCAAGTAGCTTTAATAATTCCTGTGCCGAGGGGTCACACTTGGTAGGTTGCTGAAGACGGCTAAGCTCCCAGAAGGACCAGAACTAATGGCGATGAAAAGAAGCATTCGATAGCAGTCTAGTGGATCAGATAGC
Encoded proteins:
- the LOC102711888 gene encoding lysine-specific demethylase JMJ18-like; its protein translation is MASPAAAHQISPMVSSPTASRDGPRRRGEKRRMRGCSPSPPPQDLCPSGACEDKGDGATTTDRKWHPDESHRPDIDDAPVFTPTEEEFKDPIGYITTIRPQAEKYGICRIVPPSSWRPPCSLKEKTFWECTEFNTRVQQVDKLQNREPTKKKPQPRAQKKRKRRKRLRFGMTHRRPSTNTSESSDCGDTEEKFGFQSGSDFTLEEFRTYADEFKQQYFGMKGSDEIPLSEIKKKKKIWQPSVDEIEGEYWRIVVCPTDEVEVDYGADLDTSMFSSGFSKLSSDSNKQDSYGLSCWNLNNLPRTPGSVLSFETEDISGVVVPWLYVGMCFSSFCWHVEDHFLYSMNYMHFGEPKVWYGVPGADAVKLEEAMRKNLPRLFEEQPDLLHELVTQLSPSVLKSEGVPVYRVVQNPGEFVLTLPRAYHSGFNCGFNCAEAVNVAPVDWLPHGQCAVELYREQRRKTSISHDKLLLTTANEAVRQLWMNLCDCKSSQGVYRWQDTCGKNGILTNAIKTRVKMEEAARRVNALLQYKKMGSDYDSTDRECFSCFYDLHFSAVSCQCSPNRFACLNHASLLCSCEMDTKFALIRYNIEELDTLVAALEGDPTAVYQWGQNDLGLVCPSGSGQYKKIDLGESTRFLESATDVNHGCSLGVNQERYHDDPAKPVRYQQENGTQIDSEVHNNNKMSVSFESPATASNPTRSNSDCSCPHSLNHSFELPSSRVQTGSQPYDVSKTTISKYSVELLDHGKMMVGKKWCNRQGIFPKGFRSRVTFHSVLDPTGTCYYISEVLDAGLLGPLFRVSVEGLPEVSFTHTSPMQCWDSVRDRVNEEIEKQQSVGKSGLPDLLSMNSVNGLEMFGFLSSPIIKEIEALDPGHQCLDYWSSRISSVGTELPSESVMATAVNDSTNPTIKLLGIEITRKEIEQSSSFNNSCAEGSHLVGC